A section of the Gottschalkia purinilytica genome encodes:
- a CDS encoding ABC transporter ATP-binding protein — MLTVNNVSKNYGNFCALKNIDLEFTNGVYGLLAPNGAGKTTLIKMLTTLLFPSEGEILYNGTDIIKMDQEYRDILGYLPQEFGYYKNYSPKQYLLYLSALKGIDNRIARNRVDELLKLVALENVGNKKMKKFSGGMIQRVGIAQAMLNDPKVLILDEPTAGLDPKERVRFRNLLTELSRERIVILSTHIVSDVESIANEIIMIKDSEILYKDSIENICKILDEIVYETEIEFDDTSVFRKQYLSLSEKQEEGKMRIRFICEEEPHSSWKAVKPSLEDVFLYVYNDEILEKE; from the coding sequence ATGTTAACAGTAAATAATGTTAGTAAGAATTATGGAAATTTTTGTGCTCTCAAAAATATTGATCTTGAATTTACGAATGGGGTATATGGTCTTTTGGCACCAAATGGAGCTGGAAAGACTACCCTTATTAAAATGCTTACTACACTACTTTTTCCAAGTGAAGGTGAGATACTTTATAATGGAACAGATATTATTAAAATGGATCAAGAGTATAGGGATATATTAGGTTATTTGCCACAAGAGTTCGGATATTATAAAAACTATAGTCCAAAACAATATCTTCTTTATTTATCAGCATTAAAAGGGATAGATAATAGGATTGCTAGGAATAGAGTGGACGAGCTTTTAAAGCTAGTAGCTCTTGAAAATGTAGGAAATAAAAAAATGAAAAAGTTTTCTGGAGGAATGATTCAGCGTGTAGGAATAGCTCAAGCAATGCTTAATGATCCTAAAGTTCTTATATTAGATGAACCTACTGCTGGACTAGATCCAAAGGAAAGAGTGCGATTTAGAAATTTACTTACAGAGCTATCTAGAGAAAGAATAGTTATTCTTTCTACTCATATAGTATCTGATGTTGAATCAATAGCTAATGAAATTATTATGATAAAAGACAGTGAAATTCTTTATAAAGATAGTATAGAAAACATATGTAAAATACTTGATGAAATTGTTTATGAAACAGAAATAGAATTTGATGATACTTCAGTATTTAGAAAACAGTATCTTTCATTATCAGAAAAACAAGAGGAAGGAAAAATGAGAATAAGATTTATATGTGAGGAGGAACCACATAGCTCTTGGAAAGCTGTTAAACCAAGTCTAGAGGATGTATTTCTTTATGTCTATAATGATGAAATCTTAGAAAAGGAGTAA
- a CDS encoding ABC transporter permease subunit has translation MNIRKYEFKKAMTSPVIIGLMLVFIFFNVFIIFENRYFSDELKVLNKVVDKFGYKINNEMTTNLKKYYTDGLNKMNQITNQKVSKTYENVSSFFEEGMTESQYGHKEDIYSQEDMRFIQELNIVESYYYMINDIDNSYAQIDLMKKAEDEIEKYNLSGEAANTVRNEYKKFTKRFDELVKNEEHKNLFFMGPIYRMHSLLFKTLFKSFIFEIIILGVIITSYLTNYEFDNNTHLLTYSTKRGRSLIKDKLYMSMFVNIIVATIIIVTGLMAYFIMFDYSGLWNVPISSYFNIEFKFPYMSWWNMSFIQYLFCGIGLIYICTLIFTGITFVISKFIKNSYIAFFIFFIVFGTLLSIPSMLATDSNTIFMGSFTPFILIINSSQWFMESGAFSTFKYYEAITVGTWSVSLIILSSLCIKRFKKQDIY, from the coding sequence GTGAATATAAGAAAATATGAATTTAAGAAAGCTATGACTTCACCAGTGATAATAGGGCTAATGTTGGTATTTATATTTTTTAATGTTTTTATTATATTTGAAAATAGATATTTTAGTGATGAACTAAAAGTTTTAAACAAAGTTGTAGATAAGTTCGGCTATAAAATAAATAATGAAATGACAACTAATTTAAAGAAATACTACACAGATGGACTAAATAAGATGAATCAAATCACCAATCAGAAAGTATCAAAGACATACGAAAATGTATCATCTTTTTTTGAAGAAGGTATGACAGAATCTCAGTATGGTCATAAAGAGGATATTTATAGCCAAGAAGATATGAGATTTATACAGGAACTAAATATTGTTGAGTCTTATTATTATATGATTAATGACATTGATAATAGTTATGCACAGATTGATTTAATGAAAAAGGCTGAAGATGAAATAGAAAAGTATAACCTTAGTGGTGAAGCCGCTAATACAGTAAGAAATGAATATAAAAAATTTACAAAAAGATTTGATGAATTAGTTAAAAATGAAGAGCATAAGAATCTATTTTTTATGGGACCTATATATAGAATGCATTCACTACTGTTTAAAACTTTATTTAAAAGTTTTATCTTTGAGATAATAATATTAGGAGTAATTATTACTTCATATTTAACAAACTATGAGTTTGATAATAATACACACCTTCTAACATACTCAACAAAAAGAGGGAGAAGTCTAATCAAGGACAAGCTGTATATGTCTATGTTTGTAAATATAATAGTAGCTACGATTATTATAGTCACTGGACTAATGGCATATTTTATTATGTTTGATTATTCAGGGCTTTGGAATGTTCCTATAAGTAGCTATTTTAATATTGAATTTAAATTTCCATATATGTCATGGTGGAATATGTCATTTATTCAATATTTATTTTGCGGTATAGGTCTTATCTATATCTGTACCTTAATTTTTACTGGTATTACTTTTGTTATATCAAAGTTTATAAAGAATAGCTATATTGCGTTTTTTATATTCTTTATAGTATTTGGTACGTTATTATCTATACCGAGTATGCTTGCAACTGATAGTAATACTATTTTTATGGGTTCATTTACGCCATTTATTCTTATTATAAATTCTTCACAGTGGTTTATGGAAAGTGGAGCTTTTAGTACTTTTAAATACTATGAGGCTATTACGGTAGGAACATGGTCAGTATCACTTATAATTTTAAGTAGTTTATGTATCAAAAGATTTAAAAAACAAGATATATATTAG
- a CDS encoding ABC transporter permease has translation MRIVLNEMKKIFSLKMISLLIIISLIIYYLFISFYIQYFPNGRPELDIYNVSVEMIENYGEYMDEDEFKDFKVKYNEKVKEADKYIKSNERFKKAGITTYKEFEYTDTMNDKTSTKLQELHDYILFEQKVDLFWEIPEREDIIKSYEEKEENMLKKYEPMDEKQEIRVKELLKKGSDESILPSLVFGNYNNLIKNVCMLILISIMFIISLIYIKDRKNKVNYLQYTSKIGRKIFKNKIIAGLLSSFIITTLQLIVFFVVYSFNNVSMFFNSDINSVFNSNISWYDITFIQYIIITIVAVYILSFIFALMSMFVSSIANNYIALVGIQLPIALVTFKLFLRRLIVLIVDIEVSQILLPLCYVALIFTFVTIMIIRWRREKTLDVVN, from the coding sequence TTGAGGATAGTTTTAAATGAAATGAAGAAAATATTTAGCTTGAAAATGATATCTTTACTTATAATTATCAGCTTAATAATATACTATTTATTTATTAGTTTTTACATTCAATATTTTCCTAATGGTAGGCCTGAATTAGATATTTACAATGTATCGGTAGAAATGATTGAGAATTATGGGGAATACATGGATGAAGATGAATTTAAAGATTTTAAAGTTAAGTATAATGAAAAAGTGAAAGAAGCAGACAAATATATTAAATCAAATGAAAGATTTAAAAAGGCAGGTATAACAACATATAAAGAATTTGAATACACAGATACAATGAATGATAAAACTTCAACAAAACTTCAAGAATTACATGACTATATCCTATTTGAACAAAAAGTAGATTTATTTTGGGAGATACCTGAAAGAGAAGATATAATAAAATCCTACGAAGAAAAAGAAGAAAATATGTTAAAAAAATATGAACCGATGGATGAAAAGCAAGAAATAAGAGTTAAAGAGTTATTAAAAAAAGGTAGTGATGAATCGATTTTACCAAGCTTAGTATTTGGAAACTATAATAACTTAATAAAAAATGTATGTATGCTTATATTAATTAGTATAATGTTTATAATATCTTTAATATATATAAAGGATAGAAAAAATAAAGTAAATTATCTTCAATATACATCTAAAATAGGAAGAAAGATATTTAAAAATAAGATAATAGCAGGATTATTGTCTTCTTTTATAATAACAACATTACAACTTATAGTTTTCTTTGTTGTGTATTCATTTAATAACGTGTCAATGTTTTTTAACTCTGATATAAATTCAGTCTTTAATAGCAATATCTCATGGTATGATATTACATTTATACAATATATAATTATTACAATAGTAGCAGTATATATATTGTCATTCATTTTTGCTTTAATGTCTATGTTCGTTTCAAGTATAGCTAATAATTATATAGCTTTAGTAGGAATACAGTTACCAATAGCTTTGGTTACTTTTAAGTTATTTTTAAGACGACTTATAGTTTTAATAGTAGATATTGAAGTTTCACAAATATTATTACCATTATGTTATGTGGCTTTAATTTTTACTTTTGTGACAATAATGATAATAAGATGGAGAAGAGAAAAAACGTTAGACGTTGTTAATTAA
- a CDS encoding DNA cytosine methyltransferase, translating to MPTFIDLFAGAGGFSEGFLQAEYNGQYYDFLLASDINPTCEVTHRIRYNKQLGLSTEFLTKDITDPDYIETLCATIEKKYGDVRVDVLVGGPPCQSFSLAGERRKNDKKDDLFAYYLRVIEVIKPKYFVMENVAGILTKDKGKIKDRILSEIRNIVDYDHLQTLYGFVSESELEKSLNEDSSIELQYALEKLSIILQHQEAINSRRADYLSILKKISVDYFSESEQDFLLQSILAEKNNIENKPLSVFIDKIADRFVSAFRNNKVISEDDRNVVRQALNLIKSHRGLEAISRKLKVCINECHLNRSIYKERFDTMTDYLELEEITRIFNDAIDSLSTRASDNNTLKVLEDTRLAVEILCEDTIATVYRISKLASSKADASYINELNDLVEQIQLYRINEPIVLNASDYGVPQNRQRVVFIGCRNDQPVISSIPATVTENEKVTVEEAIGDLNYIGIGCKATEYDDIFYKKFCKTKAGSTKRTILGNKDAKGTGRYAEMKSYAEWSRQGRLNPKRFPVPAPVYTSANSAEEISNSELETIQLANHETSRHNSDVQKRYALIRKYGSFSLAKEKEPHNKLLTGTNKRNYSCLDPDKPSTTILTIGDDFTHYGANRSLTVREMARLQSFDDSFVFQGKRTTGGDRRKLETPQYTQVGNAVPPLMAHAIALEILKNIK from the coding sequence TTGCCAACCTTTATAGATTTATTTGCCGGTGCAGGGGGCTTTAGCGAAGGCTTTTTGCAGGCTGAATATAATGGCCAATACTACGATTTTTTATTAGCAAGTGATATAAACCCAACTTGCGAAGTAACTCATAGAATACGTTATAATAAACAACTTGGGCTTTCCACAGAATTTTTAACAAAAGATATAACTGATCCTGACTATATAGAAACACTCTGCGCCACTATTGAAAAGAAATATGGGGATGTTAGAGTTGATGTATTAGTAGGTGGACCTCCTTGTCAGTCCTTTAGCTTAGCAGGTGAACGTCGGAAAAACGATAAAAAAGATGATTTATTCGCTTATTACCTGCGAGTAATTGAAGTAATCAAGCCCAAGTATTTTGTAATGGAAAATGTGGCTGGAATCCTAACAAAGGACAAGGGAAAGATAAAAGACCGTATTTTAAGTGAAATTAGGAACATTGTTGACTATGATCATTTACAAACTCTATATGGTTTTGTTTCAGAATCAGAACTTGAAAAAAGCCTCAATGAAGATAGCTCCATTGAACTGCAATATGCTCTTGAAAAATTAAGTATAATATTGCAACACCAAGAAGCTATAAATAGTAGAAGGGCTGATTATCTTTCTATACTTAAAAAAATTAGTGTCGATTATTTTTCCGAATCCGAGCAAGATTTTTTACTACAGTCCATTCTTGCGGAGAAGAATAATATAGAGAATAAGCCCTTAAGCGTTTTTATTGATAAAATTGCTGACAGATTTGTTAGTGCATTCCGAAATAACAAAGTAATTAGCGAAGATGATAGGAACGTTGTGAGACAGGCACTTAATTTGATAAAATCACATCGTGGATTAGAAGCCATCTCCCGCAAACTAAAGGTATGCATAAACGAGTGCCACCTCAATCGTAGCATCTACAAAGAAAGATTTGATACCATGACTGATTATCTCGAACTTGAAGAAATAACCAGAATTTTCAACGATGCTATTGACTCACTTTCAACTCGTGCATCTGATAACAATACCTTGAAGGTGCTTGAAGATACAAGGCTCGCAGTAGAAATATTATGTGAGGATACTATTGCTACTGTTTATAGGATTTCCAAACTTGCTAGTTCAAAGGCAGATGCATCATACATAAATGAGCTCAATGATTTAGTTGAGCAGATTCAACTTTATCGTATTAATGAGCCAATTGTGTTGAATGCTTCTGATTACGGTGTGCCACAAAATAGACAACGTGTTGTTTTCATAGGTTGTCGCAATGACCAACCAGTTATTTCCTCAATACCTGCAACAGTTACAGAAAATGAAAAAGTAACTGTTGAAGAAGCTATCGGCGATCTAAATTATATTGGTATTGGTTGCAAAGCAACAGAATACGATGATATATTTTATAAAAAATTCTGTAAAACAAAAGCAGGGAGTACTAAAAGAACAATTCTGGGAAATAAAGATGCAAAAGGAACTGGTCGTTATGCTGAGATGAAATCATATGCTGAATGGAGCCGACAAGGTCGTCTTAATCCTAAGCGGTTTCCGGTTCCTGCGCCAGTTTATACTTCGGCAAATTCTGCAGAAGAAATCTCTAACTCAGAATTAGAAACCATACAGTTGGCTAACCACGAAACATCCAGACATAATTCAGACGTACAAAAACGATATGCTCTCATCCGAAAATATGGTAGTTTTTCTTTAGCCAAGGAAAAAGAGCCCCACAACAAACTGTTAACTGGAACTAATAAACGCAACTACTCCTGTTTAGATCCAGATAAACCAAGTACTACAATTCTTACAATCGGGGACGATTTTACACATTATGGTGCTAATCGTTCTTTAACGGTCCGTGAAATGGCACGTTTACAGTCCTTTGACGACAGCTTTGTTTTTCAAGGTAAGCGTACTACTGGAGGAGATCGCAGAAAACTTGAAACCCCACAGTATACTCAAGTGGGAAACGCAGTGCCACCACTTATGGCACACGCAATAGCATTGGAGATATTAAAAAACATTAAATAA
- a CDS encoding radical SAM protein: MKKVNNFIQRKSLIYKTNVEYGDYTINHIQGCSHGCKYPCYAYMMKKRFGKIKTYEDWIKPAIVENTLELLDMEIPKFKDKITTLHLCFTTDPFMYGYDEIKALSLAVIRKLNDAGIKCSILTKGLLPIELKEYSKDNEYGITLVSLNEDYRKRIEPGAAPYKQRLSSLRALHDAGFKTWVSIEPYPTPNIIEQNLDDILEAISFTDKIIFGRTNYSKEITAFKKHKEFYNEQAEIVIKFCRERNISFHIKDGTVKP, encoded by the coding sequence ATGAAAAAGGTCAATAATTTCATACAAAGAAAATCGTTAATTTATAAAACAAATGTAGAGTATGGCGATTATACAATTAATCATATTCAAGGTTGCTCTCATGGATGTAAATATCCTTGTTATGCCTATATGATGAAAAAGCGATTCGGTAAAATCAAAACTTATGAAGACTGGATAAAACCAGCAATTGTAGAAAACACCTTAGAATTACTTGATATGGAAATACCCAAATTCAAGGATAAAATAACAACTCTACATCTTTGTTTTACTACAGATCCCTTTATGTACGGATATGATGAAATAAAAGCATTGAGTCTTGCGGTTATACGAAAACTCAATGATGCTGGCATTAAGTGTTCTATCCTTACTAAAGGTTTATTACCAATTGAACTTAAGGAATATTCCAAAGACAACGAATATGGTATAACGCTGGTTTCACTTAACGAGGATTATAGGAAAAGAATAGAGCCTGGTGCGGCTCCTTACAAGCAACGATTATCTTCATTACGAGCATTACACGATGCTGGATTTAAAACATGGGTAAGCATTGAGCCGTATCCTACTCCAAATATAATAGAACAAAATCTAGATGATATTCTTGAAGCAATAAGTTTTACCGATAAAATAATATTTGGTAGAACAAACTATAGTAAAGAAATTACTGCTTTTAAGAAGCACAAAGAGTTTTATAATGAACAAGCTGAAATTGTAATTAAATTCTGTAGAGAAAGAAACATCAGCTTTCACATAAAGGATGGAACGGTTAAGCCGTAA